Sequence from the Opisthocomus hoazin isolate bOpiHoa1 chromosome 24, bOpiHoa1.hap1, whole genome shotgun sequence genome:
acaaagagcagcagctggcaaagGCTGCATCTGCTCAGGCCATTGAGGCAAGTGAGGAAGGTAGAGCTGAAATAGCATCCTGAAGAATTCCCAATTTTCTTAACTTGTAGAATGACTCCAGTATTCTGCCTGCTCAGACATGGAGCTCGGGACCAAGAGGACATGACATAACCAAGTTCATGGAAAAAGACCTGAGCTCCTGTATACAGAGTCTTTCACCATGTATATACGCCCTCTTACAAAAGACAAGTCTTATTTTGGCCTGTCCATTCCTGGCCACCCTCTCTGGATATCCACAGCTGTCTCAAATTTGGCTGACAGGTAATAGAACAGGCAGGAAGCACCAAGCGGATCGGGGAAGTGTGGACAGATGTGAAGTCACAACAGAAGAGGGCTGTCTTGGCTTTGTCAGCAATAGGCTTTGTTTGCCACCTGCCTCGTGGCAGGCTTCCCAGATAGTTTTGTCTCCTGTGCCAGATATCTATATAGTTTACTTAGGATATACAAGTTAAATCCCATCCCCATTCAAGCTAATAGCTTTGCACTGTCTAGCCAGTCCAGGTGTTTTCTGTACTGATTGCAAAATAATTGCATTGAAAGGAACAGATccctgcagaaaacaaacaaagatAGCATAAAATCTCAGCTAGCCTTCTTTTAGATGAGATCTGTTTCTCACCCTACATTTTCATTTGAAAGAGCATCAGACCCAGATTTTCTGtgtaatttagtgaattttggcACATGCTTTCCATTCACATCAGAGGGGCAAGCCAGTGTGTATGACAGGAGTTACGGAAGCAATTGTGTATTGGCAAGGCACGCTTTTTTATACAGTCCCATGTGGTTTTAGCGTGGCATTTACCCGCACCCAGGCAAACTTTGAGAATTGTATCTCCATTTTGTGTTACAAAAGCCTGCAACAGCAGATGTAATAGTCAATGTATATTTATTGAATTCAAAATCTCATTTCAGTCTGTCTTGTCATTACCGAGTAAAGTGAGTATGTTGCATTATCTCCCATCAGGAACCGTAGCACTGACGGGTTTTGTCTTTGGCGCTCGGCCGGGATGCCCAGTTGCGTGGGTTTTGACTGCAGTCTCCACGCCGCGAGGACTCTCTCGTTTAGGCGAGGGGCGATTCCGGAGGCATCTGGAATTAACGTTGTGTGGCagcagcaaagcctgtgctggTCTTCGCGCTCCACCACCGCAAAGCGCAATCTTATCATCGCGACAGCGGTCCCGGCTGCGGGCTTCCCGAAACCCAGCGCGAGCTGGTCCCGTGGGTGTTGGAAGCGATTTCGCTCGCGGGTCGGCCCCAAACGGCCTGGGAACCTTTGTGAGTCGGTGCCGCTTCCCGGCGGGCCCGCTGGGCCGCTGCACGCGCGCACCCGGCTCCTGCGCGGGGATTGGTAGGCGGCCCGTCGGGGGCGGCTGCGATTGGGCGGGCGGGCGCGGTCCGTTGGGTTCCGGCGCCCCCCGGCGGGGCCGGTGGAGGGTGAGCGGGGCGCGGCAGACCGCTCCGCTCTGCCGGGGGCTCCCCCGTGCCCCGCCCGCGGGTTCGgggccgccgggcccgccgcggTGGCtcagccccggctccggccgccgATGCGGGAGCGTGGGGCCGCCCCTGCCCTCGCCGAGGCCTGCCGGACAGCGCCCGGGCCGGTTTCGGGCAGCGGGTGACCGCGACGGCGAGGGGAGCCCTCGGCGTCTCCGCCCTGCCCTTCGGGGCCGGCCGCCCCGGCCATGCCGCCCGCCAGGGCCTGCGGCAAGGAGGCCTTGGTGCTGCAGTGCGAGTGGGAGGCGTGCACCTACGTGGCCTCGAAGATGGAGGAGTTTTGCGAGCACGTGGcccagcacctgcagcagcaCCTTCCCGGGGATCACCGGGATGAGATGGACCCTCTCGGTAAGGAGCCAGCAGCCTCGACCGCTGGAGCTCGCGAGCCCTCCCTGTGCTCTCATATACTTCCCTGTGAGAAAACCTTCCCCTGCCTGAGCGTCACTGCCTGTTGCAGGATGAATCTCATCAACAAACAGCTGTGGTGTTTGTCTGCGGGAACTTGAGCTTTATGTGGAGAGTTTCCGTCAGACCATCATGGCCTCTGTATCTCCTGTGTGTGTTGCAGAGGAATACACGTGTTTGTGGCAGGAATGCGGTTTCTGTTCCCCGGAGAGCTCAGCTGACCTTATTCGCCATGTCTATTTCCACTGCTACCACACTAAGCTGAAGCAGTGGGGGCTACGGGCCCTGCAGAGCCAGTCAGATGTGAGCCATTGCCAGCTGGACTTCCAGAGCCGCAATATCATCCCTGAGATCCAGGAGAACTTTCTGTGTCTGTGGGAGTACTGTGAGGTAAGAACAGGCGATGCAGTTTCACTTTCTAGTGTGTTATCTGTGATGTGGCGGCCAAGGGAAGGAGAGCCGCTGTTGTCTTGCAGCTCACCTGCATGCCTGTCTGTTGGCTGTTTTGTACCTGTGTGAAAGCACCTGTTGTGCTCTGGCTGAGGCTAGCTCGTGCTGATCTTTTCACCCTCTTGTGTCTGTCCTTGCTCCCCAATAGAGATCATTTGATAATCCTGAGTGGTTCTATCGGCATGTGGAGGATCACAGCTTCTGTTCGGAGTACAAGGCAGCAGGGAAGGAGAACCACGTGGTCCTCTGTGGCTGGAAAGGTTAGTGGGTGCATTCAGGGCCTCACTAGAGAGCTTTGCACAGGGCTGAATTGCAAACATTGTACAGGAGAACTCTGCGCTCAGTGGCAGGGTTTCAGAGAGCCTCTTGAACTTCAAAAATACGTGCGCGTGGTCCTAACAGTGCAATATTCCTGTAGAATTTCCCTCAGGGGATCCATTTGAGTGCTTAATATTGAACTTTATATTTAATTAGTACCTAGAGGAAAAGGCCctagtttaatttttttagtaaTTTATCTCTCCTGTGTTTGTGCAGTTGCCTTAGCTGCTTGCAGTGGGCTGTTTGTACTCTAGTGATCTCACCCTGCTGTGACCCTGCTCTCTGGGCTATTTGGAGCAGGGAGTTGATCCTTGCTGGtcaaaacagaagcaagaagccTGCCATTGAGTCAGGTTGTGGATTGTGGCCCATGTGTGAAAGATCTTAATGGcatgttgttgtttctgtttagACTGCGATTGCACCTTCAAGAGGCGCTGCAAACTGCGGGAGCACTTGCGCAGCCACACGCAGGAGAAGGTGGTGGCCTGTCCTACCTGTGGGGGGATGTTCGCCAACAACACCAAGTTCTTTGACCATATCCGCCGTCAGACTGCACTGGACCGTAAGCTCCTGAGGGCGGGGGAGGAAAGGGTTGTGAGCAGCCTTCTGGCTGGGCCATTTGGTTTGCTAGGGCTGCCTGTTCTCTGTGAGCAAAGGGCATGCGTGTGCTTGGAAACAGCCTGGCTTCTCTGATGACTGGGAACCGAGACACTGATGAATCTCTGAGACGTGTCTTCTTGCAGAGGTGAGAGGGTTGGAGGCTGACAAGGCTGCACAGGGCTCACagtgctgcagccagagctgttCCTCCTGTAGGGACTCAGGACTGAAGTCAAAGGCAGCAGCTGGGCACTTGCAGCAGGACTGGAATTTGCTTATTGCGTTGCCTTGTGCTGTGCTGGCGGCGGGGGTGTGTGTGGTGGTTGCTTCTCAGTTCCTGCAATGGCAGCACAAGGAGGCTGGGCAAAGGGGAGGCAAATTGGTCTTtgcaagtgggttttttttgtttggctttgtagTCAGTGTCTGCTGTGTCTGCCTGGAGAGAAGGGTTCCCAGCTCCACTTTAACTCTTTTTCTCACTTGCTGCTCTTTGTGCTGTTCTCTCTGCTTTGAATTCTTTTCTCACCAccccctcctctttctccctgaccctgatgctgcagagcagaggtTTCAGTGTTCTCACTGCTCCAAGAGGTTTGCGACAGAGAGGCTGCTCCGTGACCATATGAGGAACCATGGTGAGTAAAGGCCTCTTCTCCCAGCTGAGGCTCTGAAGAGTGTGTGCTTTCCCCTCCTTTGTGATAATGTTTTCCACCCATTCTTTCACACAGTGAACCATTACAAGTGCCCTCTGTGTGACATGACCTGCCCACTGCCCTCCTCCCTGCGCAATCACATTCGCTTTCGGCACAGCGAGGAGCGGCCATTCAAGTGTGACTACTGTGACTACAGGTGAGGAGCAGGGCTTTCCGTCTTCCCAAGCTGGAGATGGAGAAACAccctgtgcacgtgtgtgtgtgcacgcgtgctGCACAGTGTTCAGCATTGTTCCCTTATCATTTCCTTTTAGCTGCAAGAATCTCATTGACTTGAGGAAACATCTGGACACGCACAGCAAAGAGCCAACCTATCACTGCGAGTTTGAGGCTTGCAGCTTCGCTGCGCGTTCCCTCTGCTCCATCAAACTGCACTACCGGAAAGTCCATGAGGTGGGAAGGGAGCAGAGCGCTGTTCTGCTGTGTACTCTCTCCTAGTGAGGCTGGGAATCGCTAAGTGCAACATGCTGTACAGAAGCATGAGGAAAAAAGCTAAAGTCATGTGAAGTGCCCCAGGTTGACCAGGGCTGTAAGAGTGTGAGATCAGGTTGCATTCCTCTCTTATTGCCGCAATGATACATCATGTCAGTCTTCTCAGAGAATCTGATTCCTCCTGCCATGCATATGCGTGGGTACCAGGCCCTCTGATCAGGCTCATGGGGTATTCACATccctctctctgctctgcagggtgACTCAGAGCCTCGGTACAAGTGCCATGTCTGTGACAAGTGCTTCACACGTGGAAACAACCTTACTGTCCACCTCAGGAAGAAACACCAGTTCAAATGGCCCTCGGGGCATCCTCGCTTCAGGTACTGCCCATCCTTAGCTCCTCACTAGCTCCTCTCTAGTGCAAGAAACAGCTGGAGCTGCATCCTGCGTCttgctggagcagagagctggTAGTGCTTGGGCTCTGGTGTTTGCCTGTAATGTGCTCCAGACCCATTTCCTGGTGCCTGGGAGGCACTGGACAGCGAGCATTTAGTGGGATCTGGCACAGCGACAGGGCAGTCCTGGGCAGCGGCTCCAGCAGTGGGTCAGAGATTAGGGGCAAGGGCAGCAGTGGTGCTATCACTGCTGCATGTGGTGGGATGCTTCTGAGCTTGGCCGGGGTGAGGTCCAGGTGTCCCACTCTagagggagctgctgcaggtcAATTTCCTGACAGATGCCTCTGCTATATCCTCTCTAGGAAACTCCAGAGCCTAAAagctgggaggggaagaggaTGGACTTCAAATGCTCCCAGTGAAACAGAGTGGTGAAAGGAGATGGGCTTGGGAGATGATAGAGGCCTGGCAGAAAGCTCAGAAACTGCCACATGGATGTGCTTTTAGGGGTAGGGGCTGAAGGGCTCTTGTCTTACTTGCCTGGTATCATCTGTGTAGCACTGGGCGTTGGAACCTAGAATATAGCACTGCTTCCTTGGCTGCTGCTTCAGACTACTACCTGTCTCTTGGGAAGGGGCTGCCGTGTGACTGGCGCCATCACCACTGCCTGTCTCTGCTCAGGTACAAGGAACATGAGGATGGCTACATGAGGCTACAGCTGGTGCGTTACGAGAGTGTGGAGCTGACAGAGCAGCTACTGAAGGACAGAGAGAAGCAGGGGGAGGCACTGGATGGCTCGACTGAGTGTGTGGTATTGTCTGAGGGTGAGGGCAACCTGCAGGGCATCATTCTGGAGGCCCCGGCAGAGGCTCCGCTGCACCCGGCAGCTTGCTCTGCTGACAACCCTGAGCCAGCACGGCCGAGTGCCTTCCCAGGAGCACTGCTGCCATCGGACCAAGAACCCAGCACCCCGGCCAACCCCATCATCCATGTGGTGAACCGGACCAACGAGCATGGGGAGAATGAGACTGTGTGTTATGTCATGGCCAGTGCGTCCTCAGAGGAGCAGGTGGCAGCACCCGGCGGGCTGGCTATGGAGCTGGAGGAGAATGTCATGGACCGTCTGCAGAAgacagctgaggagctgggcaTCCAGATCGTGTGAGGTGCTCACTGGCCTCTTCGCGTGTGGAGAACTTGGGCCTCCATGGGATGGTGCCAGTGGGGGAGGTTGGGCAGTGCTTGGGGGAGAGGGCTGAGCTTGTCTTTGCCTACCTGCAGCTGGCTAACTTGCCCCCCCCGCTGCCTCAGCCTCACTGGCTGCCGGTTCTGGTCAgcgtggggcagggggaaggacaGGTTTCTCTCACTTGTGGTGTGGAGCGATCTGAGCTGGGAAGAGCTGTCTGTGTCCTCTTGGGGATTGGAGACTAGGCAAGGACTAGCAAGACTCTCCAGGAGGTTTGGCATTAGCCTGACACAGGCCTTCCCCTCTTGGTCACTCACTGGTGAAGTGGCCCCTGCTGCTGTGCATCTGTTAGCCCTTGCTGAGCCTGTTCCTCACCTAGGATCTCAGGTGGGACGGTGTGCTGAGCAGGCACTGTGGCTGAAGCCTCTTCCCTGTGGAGACGTGTGGCCCTTAGCAGGCCTGTTCTCCCCTGTCCGTACTTTGTTCTCCAAAGGATGGCATGCTCTACTTCTGCCTTCATCAGCAGTTACCTGCACATCACCTTTCCTAGGTCGTTCAGCTGGTGCTGTTGGTGGTGCCTGCACCACTGATCCCGTTACACTGCTCTGATCTTTGGGAGGAGAGGACTGGAGGTGCTACTGTTACCCTGCAGCACTGGGGGATTGGGAGATTCTTACTGCTTTTGTCCTTCCCTGGGTTTCCTCCCCACATTGGGGTTTGGGCTCCTGGTTGGGCAAAGTATTCTTTGGTAAGATAAATAAAAGTCAGACTGCCAGGCCAACCAGTGTCTGGTGTCTGTTTCAGCCATTGCGTGTTGTGATGAGAGGATGAGACTGAGTTGTCTAGAGCGTGTAGAGTGGGATGTGGGCACTgaagagctgccaggagctcttgaCAGGTCCTACGTGCTGCCACTTGGTGCAGCTGCCGACTGCCTTGGAGAGTGCGGTGTTCCGCATCCCCAGAAGTGGCACTGGAGGGCCAGGTTTAGCTCTGGCACTCTTGTTTCCTGCTGTCCTGGTGTGGGTTTGATTTTTGCTGCCTTATTCAGGGCATGAATGTCAGCTGCCTGCAATGTCATTTTTTGAATATAGAGAGTAGCCTGGGCTTGTGAGCAGAGCCAGCTTGCCCTTTGTCAAGTGCCTTGGATGAGGACAGTGTGAAGCTGATGTCCTTGGAATGACACTCGGGCCCTCACTGCCCTGACGGTGCCCTGCTGATCTCCTGGGCTGCACACTGACTTTTTTGCCTTGCTTTCTTTCTCAAGCAGTTCAGCAAAAGCTGTTGGAATTCCAGGTTAACGGAGTAAATAAGTTTATGCTAAACCCTTGGCCATCTGCTCGCTTTCTAATTACAAACGTTGTGGGTATGATTTGTGGCTGTGCCCTTGGGATGGGGTGATGAGAGCAGCCCCTTGGCCTgcgccctgggagcagggcagcgtgCTCTGCAGTTGCCATTCACAAGGGCTGGGTAAGGAGCAGGGACAAAGTGGGCAGAGCTGCCCGCTGCAGCCTGTGTGGGAACGCTTCCTTGGGCTGGATCTGCGTGTAAAGTGCAATGAGCATGACTGCACCCCAGTACCGCTCTCTCCAGAGGTGTGCAGGCAGAGTGCCTCCCATGGGCCAGTGGAACACAGCCGGGGCCGTGTGCTGGGCACCTTGTGCTGGGGGTGAGGCAGGGTGGGAGGCAGCTGGCTGTCCCAGCAGCCCTGACAGCATGCactgcaggaggatgctgctgctctggggagagcaTCCCTGGGCTGCCAGAGTGAGATGTGGCCAGGTCTTGCCAGCCTTCCCCACCTTGCCTGGCCCTTGCTCCCTAGTActtggcagagctgggctgaggaTACCTTCGAGAGAAGGGCATTCTGCCAGGTTTGCATTCACGGTGCTGCCAGCTTGGCCCTCTGTCCAACACGCAAAccttggggctctgctgccaAAGCCACGGCTGTGCCTGCATTATCTCGGACTACAGCACTCCTGCACTACGCAAGTGCTAGGTGTTGGGAGCGGAGGCGAGGCTGTGGTGGCTGGGAGGAGTTGGCCCTTTAAACACTGGGTCCAGAGAGGGTAATCTGCCAGAGATTATCTGCTGGGAGAGGATTGGCATTAAAGAGAATGTCTCCACCCTTCTCCCATGTCCTACAGCATCCCCTGTCCTGTGTGTATGGAAAACAAGTTCACTTTCTCCTGGGCAAGCAGAGAGAGGGCCTTTGGTTTGAGGGGCAAAGGGAGGAGAGCAGAGTGTGTGCTATGGGACTgggcctcctcttcctcgctgtGCTGGTCACGCTGGTCGCCTGCGAGGACCCAGAAGGTAACAGGGTGTTTGGGGGAAGAGGGGCTTACAGGGTGCCTGAGAGCTGCTGGCCCCTGGCTGGACCGGTCTTCCCGAGCAGGGAGCAAGACCTTTGTCGCATCCCTGTACCAAGGCTTGGCACAGGGGAAGTGGAAGCTGGCTTGCAGTAGAGCCAGGGGACGCAAGTGGACACGCTCCTCACCACAGCAGGGTTTGGGGGGTGGGCTGAGACGAGCCTTCGCTGAGCTTGTACCACCTCCCTGCGGGTCTCTGAGGTCTGGGGAGCTGGCGGCAAGGGTGATCCTtggccccctgccccagccctgctctgcgtTGCTCTCTGCGGCACCAGGAGACCTGGATACTTACTGGTCTGGCACAGCACCCATCTGCTTGGGGGGCTGCAAGGGGAAGCACAAGGAGCTGAAGAGGAGCCAGTGCGGgaatggcagctgctgctggctgggctaCAAGTCCTTCTGCCGAGGTACAGCCAGAGGGGAGAGACCGGTGGGGCcctggggatggctgcagggcttggcacagccagcctgggaagggcAGGTTTTGTGCCATGCACACGTCTGTGGAGTTTCTCCAGAAGCCAAGCCCTGGAGCCACAAGGGGACGCAGCCAGGGGCACCCGCAGAGCCTGCCCAGCACCCTGGTCCTCGCCCAGGACCTGCAACCTTGTCCGGGTGCATTGCCTTGGGCTGCCATTCTgctgagcag
This genomic interval carries:
- the HINFP gene encoding histone H4 transcription factor; this encodes MPPARACGKEALVLQCEWEACTYVASKMEEFCEHVAQHLQQHLPGDHRDEMDPLEEYTCLWQECGFCSPESSADLIRHVYFHCYHTKLKQWGLRALQSQSDVSHCQLDFQSRNIIPEIQENFLCLWEYCERSFDNPEWFYRHVEDHSFCSEYKAAGKENHVVLCGWKDCDCTFKRRCKLREHLRSHTQEKVVACPTCGGMFANNTKFFDHIRRQTALDQQRFQCSHCSKRFATERLLRDHMRNHVNHYKCPLCDMTCPLPSSLRNHIRFRHSEERPFKCDYCDYSCKNLIDLRKHLDTHSKEPTYHCEFEACSFAARSLCSIKLHYRKVHEGDSEPRYKCHVCDKCFTRGNNLTVHLRKKHQFKWPSGHPRFRYKEHEDGYMRLQLVRYESVELTEQLLKDREKQGEALDGSTECVVLSEGEGNLQGIILEAPAEAPLHPAACSADNPEPARPSAFPGALLPSDQEPSTPANPIIHVVNRTNEHGENETVCYVMASASSEEQVAAPGGLAMELEENVMDRLQKTAEELGIQIV